In Pyrus communis chromosome 1, drPyrComm1.1, whole genome shotgun sequence, the following are encoded in one genomic region:
- the LOC137737130 gene encoding uncharacterized protein, with product MSENDVVTRTFRALVEGADRKFARVRDVPAYGRLHNQHYFHKVFKAYMRLWKYQQENRSKLVAAGLNRWEIGEIASRIGQLYFGQYMRTSEARFLVEAYVFYEAILSRSYFDGSTGSRGFGKKDIGVRFKELRFYARFLLVSLILNRTETVRLLAERFKSLVDDCKANFRDTNFKEWRLVVQEIARFMKVDTAFMNVRPLRYSTLFDSHPASLPYVARFHAKRVLKFQDALLTSYHHNEVKFAELTLDTYRMLQCLEWEPSGSFYQKRPVEPKENGVFIEHSGASAASGVIDMNLAADMTDPSLPPNPRKAVIYRPSVTHLIAVMATICEELPLDSIMLVYLSASGKVGRSNASQVYNSGGSQKSSKNKAPLQDQNKFLPESCINNKGESSGYYDQYLWFGPRGNGGLNNLYPGDIIPFTRRPLFLVIDSDNSHAFKVLHGAERGETAALLLSPLRPAFKNPADADLTQNGSQFTFFLTAPLAAFCQLVGFSSSDTEAEVYSNAESILLAAFSEWEVILCTTRSLDLVWAQVLSDSFLRRLILRFIFCRAVLSFFCPPEDSEQHLPVCLPILPNPVSPDSEVVWSAVHRLAKHLSVSDYFHFVDT from the exons ATGTCCGAAAACGACGTCGTGACGCGGACGTTCCGGGCCCTGGTGGAGGGCGCCGACCGGAAGTTTGCTAGGGTTCGCGACGTGCCGGCGTACGGACGCCTCCACAACCAGCACTACTTCCACAAGGTCTTCAAGGCCTACATGCGCCTATGGAAGTACCAGCAGGAGAACCGCTCTAAGCTCGTCGCCGCCGGCCTGAACCGCTGGGAAATCGGCGAGATCGCCAGCCGGATCGGCCAGCTCTACTTCGGCCAGTACATGCGCACCAGCGAGGCCCGATTCCTCGTCGAGGCCTACGTCTTCTACGAGGCCATTCTCAGCCGCAGCTACTTCGACGGCTCCACCGGTTCCAGAGGTTTCGGGAAGAAGGATATCGGAGTCCGCTTCAAGGAGTTGAGATTCTACGCCCGGTTTTTGCTTGTTTCCTTGATTTTGAACCGAACCGAGACGGTTCGTCTTCTCGCCGAGCGGTTCAAATCGCTTGTTGATGACTGCAAAGCCAATTTTCGG GACACTAATTTTAAAGAATGGAGGCTAGTGGTGCAAGAAATTGCTCGATTTATGAAAGTTGATACGGCCTTTATGAATGTCAGGCCATTGCGATACTCTACCTTGTTTGATTCGCATCCAGCATCTCTTCCATATGTTGCTCGTTTCCATGCAAAGAGAGTCTTAAAATTTCAAGATGCATTGTTAACAAGCTATCACCATAATgag GTCAAATTTGCTGAACTTACATTGGACACCTACCGAATGCTGCAATGTTTGGAATGGGAGCCAAGCGGGTCTTTCTACCAAAAGCGTCCAGTTGAACCAAAGGAGAATGGTGTTTTTATTGAACACTCTGGGGCTTCTGCAGCATCTGGAGTAATTGATATGAACTTGGCTGCGGACATGACTGATCCAAGTTTACCCCCAAATCCAAGGAAAGCTGTTATCTATCGTCCATCTGTGACACATTTGATAGCG GTGATGGCTACAATATGTGAGGAGCTTCCTCTGGACAGTATTATGCTAGTTTATCTGTCAGCCTCAG GGAAGGTTGGTCGCAGTAATGCTAGTCAGGTGTACAACTCTGGAGGATCACAGAAGTCCTCAAAAAACAAAGCTCCTCTCCAAGATCAGAATAAGTTTCTGCCTGAATCATGTATAAATAACAAGGGAGAGTCGAGTGGCTATTATGATCAATATCTGTGGTTTGGTCCTAGAGGAAATGGTG gtTTGAACAACCTTTACCCTGGCGATATAATTCCTTTTACTCGTAGGCCTCTTTTCTTGGTAATAGATAGCGACAACAGCCATGCATTCAAG GTTTTACATGGAGCGGAAAGAGGAGAGACGGCTGCTCTGCTTCTTTCACCTTTGAGACCAGCGTTCAAGAATCCAGCTGATGCTGATTTAACGCAAAATGGAAGTCAGTTTACCTTTTTCTTGACTGCTCCCTTGGCAGCATTCTGCCAATTAGTTGGATTCTCCTCTTCTGATACCGAAGCA GAGGTTTATAGCAATGCTGAAAGCATACTCTTGGCTGCCTTCTCTGAGTGGGAAGTTATTCTTTGTACGACAAGAAGCCTGGATCTGGTATGGGCACAAGTTCTATCAGATTCTTTTTTGCGGCGACTTATTCTGAG ATTTATATTCTGCAGAGCTGTGCTTTCTTTCTTCTGCCCTCCTGAAGATAGTGAGCAGCATTTGCCGGTTTGCCTACCTATTCTTCCCAATCCCGTTTCTCCAGATTCTGAAGTTGTGTGGTCTGCTGTCCACAGGCTTGCAAAGCACCTCAGCGTCTCTGACTATTTTCACTTTGTTGACACATGA